The Camelina sativa cultivar DH55 chromosome 14, Cs, whole genome shotgun sequence genome includes a window with the following:
- the LOC104741015 gene encoding multicopper oxidase LPR1-like: MIKNLISHTKLIIHIHTHTHNRLELTEMESLLCPRKMKRVMMLIVTLTWLRGTCGELLDDQLFEVGKLKMFVDDLPDMPRLHGFNSVHGILKPTSLQIGMFSTKWKFHRDLPATQVFAYGTSRSKATVPGPTIEAVYGVDTYVTWRNHLPTSHILPWDPTISPATAKHGGIPTVVHLHGGIHEPGSDGNADAWFTAGFKETGPKWTKTTLHYENMQQPGNMWYHDHAMGLTRINNLAGMVGAYVLRHHAVESSFRLPTGDEFDRPLIVFDRSFRKDGSIYMNATGNNPSIHPQWQPEYFGDVIIVNGKAWPRLNVRRRKYRFRIINASNARFFKFFFSNGLDFIVVGSDSAYLSKPVVTKWILLSPSEIADVIVDFSISPSRTVVLANDAPYPYPSGDPVNKENSKVMKFIVKTEPEDDTSTIPKRLIDYSAADVSNAVLTRYISMYEYVSDSDEPTHLFVNGLPYDAPVTETPKIGTTEVWEVINLTEDNHPLHIHLGLFTVVEQTELLAAGLEEFKECMTKHNDAVKCKISKYARGKKTAVTAHERGFKNVFKMMPGHVTRILVRFSYIHTNASYPFDATQEPGYIYHCHILDHEDNMMMRPLKVIN; encoded by the exons ATGATCAAGAACTTAATTTCTCATACGAAGTTAATTAttcacatacacacacacactcacaaTAGACTTGAGTTGACAGAAATGGAATCTCTATTGTGTccgaggaagatgaagagagtgATGATGCTGATAGTAACATTGACGTGGCTCCGTGGCACGTGCGGGGAGCTGCTCGATGACCAGCTATTCGAAGTGGGAAAGCTTAAGATGTTCGTCGACGACCTGCCAGATATGCCTAGACTCCATGGATTTAACTCTGTTCATGGCATCCTCAAACCCACTTCTCTTCAAATCGGCATGTTCTCCACTAAATGG AAATTTCATAGAGATTTGCCAGCGACACAAGTGTTCGCATACGGTACATCACGTAGCAAGGCAACAGTTCCTGGTCCGACGATCGAAGCCGTGTACGGAGTAGACACATACGTTACGTGGCGAAACCACCTTCCTACATCTCACATTCTTCCTTGGGATCCCACAATCTCTCCTGCGACCGCGAAACACGGTGGAATCCCTACGGTGGTTCACTTACACGGCGGAATCCACGAACCAGGCAGTGATGGAAACGCTGATGCGTGGTTCACTGCCGGTTTCAAAGAGACTGGACCAAAATGGACGAAAACGACGTTGCATTACGAGAACATGCAACAACCTGGTAACATGTGGTACCACGACCATGCCATGGGTTTGACCCGAATCAACAACCTCGCCGGTATGGTAGGCGCTTACGTTCTTCGCCACCATGCCGTCGAATCTTCTTTTCGGCTACCCACCGGAGATGAATTTGACCGGCCGTTGATCGTTTTTGACCGGAGCTTTCGTAAAGACGGGTCAATATACATGAACGCAACTGGGAACAACCCATCGATTCACCCGCAATGGCAACCTGAATATTTTGGCGATGTGATCATCGTCAATGGAAAAGCGTGGCCGCGACTAAACGTCCGACGTAGGAAATACAGATTCCGCATCATAAACGCAAGCAACGCAAGAttcttcaaattcttcttctccaacggTTTAGATTTCATCGTGGTAGGTTCTGATTCTGCGTATCTCTCGAAACCGGTAGTGACCAAATGGATTCTCTTATCTCCGTCAGAAATCGCAGACGTCATCGTTGATTTCTCGATATCGCCGTCGAGGACGGTGGTGCTCGCTAATGATGCGCCTTATCCTTACCCTAGCGGTGATCCcgtcaacaaagaaaacagcAAGGTAATGAAATTTATCGTCAAAACTGAACCAGAGGATGACACAAGTACAATTCCCAAGAGGCTTATCGATTACTCGGCTGCTGATGTGTCAAACGCTGTCCTCACGCGTTACATCTCTATGTACGAGTACGTGAGCGACTCTGATGAGCCAACTCATTTGTTCGTCAACGGCTTGCCCTATGACGCTCCCGTCACGGAAACTCCAAAAATAGGAACCACCGAG GTGTGGGAAGTGATAAATTTGACCGAGGATAACCATCCGTTACACATTCATCTCGGACTTTTCACAGTGGTTGAGCAAACGGAGTTACTGGCGGCAGGATTGGAGGAGTTCAAGGAGTGTATGACGAAACACAACGACGCCGTCAAGTGCAAGATTAGTAAATACGCACGAGGGAAAAAGACTGCGGTAACGGCGCACGAGAGAGGCTTTAAGAACGTGTTCAAGATGATGCCGGGACATGTGACGAGGATACTCGTACGCTTTTCTTATATCCACACTAACGCATCTTACCCTTTTGATGCCACTCAGGAACCCGGCTACATCTACCATTGTCAC ATACTGGACCATGAGGACAATATGATGATGAGGCCGCTTAAGGTCATTAATTGA
- the LOC104741016 gene encoding ferric reduction oxidase 3, mitochondrial — translation MVARGSLVVARGHRSFPSLVRKSKQTQTYPLKREMNKEMIKNVIKLLTMVILIGSMVIWIMMPTSTYKKIWLKSMRAKLGESIYFGRPGVNLLVYMFPMILLAFLGSIYLHLKKQTTVNQLNSGVERKKRNKFGALKKPMLVKGLGIVTVTEVMFLTMFLALLLWSLANYFYFTFATITPQSIPTDGDNLWQARLNAIAVRLGLTGNICLGFLFYPVARGSSLLAAVGLTSESSIKYHIWLGNLVMTLLTSHGLCFCLYWISTNQVSQMLEWDRTGISHLAGEIALVAGLVMWTTTFPAIRRRYFEVFFYTHYLYMVFMLFFVFHVGISYALISFPGFYIFIVDRFLRFLQSRNNVKLVSARVLPCETVELNFSKNPMLMYSPTSILFVNIPSISKLQWHPFTITSSSKLEPKTLSVMIKCQGKWSTKLYHMLSSSDQIDHLAVSVEGPYGPASTDYLRHDTLVMVSGGSGITPFISIIRDLLYMSSTNTCKIPKMTLICAFKTSSDLSMLNLILPISTEIPSFVDIQIKAFVTREKESTCNMNIIKTLDFKPYVSDQPISPILGSNSWLWLATILSSSFMIFIIIIAIITRYHIYAIDQSSKKYTAAYKSLIYLLAISISVVSTSTVAMLCNKKNYYKEKDENDDAFSPLMIETSPDQLLSEVTNIHYGERPNLEKLLVGLNGSSIGVLVCGPRKMREEVANICSFGSAENLQFESISFTW, via the exons ATGGTGGCGCGTGGTTCGCTCGTGGTGGCGCGTGGTCACAGAAGCTTTCCATCCCTTGTCAGAAAATCTAAACAAACTCAGACATATCCATTAAAAA GAGAAATGAACAAGGAAATGATTAAGAATGTGATTAAGCTCTTAACTATGGTGATTTTGATTGGTTCTATGGTGATTTGGATCATGATGCCAACGTCTACTTACAAGAAAATCTGGTTGAAATCCATGCGTGCCAAGCTCGGCGAATCGATTTATTTCGGGAGACCAG GAGTAAACCTTCTGGTTTACATGTTTCCAATGATTCTATTGGCTTTTCTTGGATCGATTTACCTTCACTTGAAGAAACAAACGACAGTTAACCAATTAAATAG tggagtggagaggaagaagagaaacaagttTGGTGCATTGAAAAAACCAATGTTGGTGAAGGGATTAGGAATAGTGACAGTGACTGAGGTTATGTTCTTGACGATGTTCTTGGCTCTTCTTCTTTGGAGCTTAGCCAATTACTTTTACTTTACCTTTGCCACCATCACTCCTCAATCAATTCCAACCGATGGAGATAACTT ATGGCAAGCGAGACTGAATGCAATAGCAGTAAGGTTAGGTCTAACAGGGAACATATGCTTGGGGTTCTTGTTCTATCCGGTGGCGCGTGGGTCATCGTTGCTGGCTGCAGTTGGGCTTACGTCGGAGTCAAGCATCAAGTACCATATATGGCTCGGTAACTTAGTCATGACCTTATTGACCAGCCACGgtctttgtttttgtctctaCTGGATATCCACAAATCAAGTCTCTCAG ATGTTGGAGTGGGATAGGACCGGTATCTCGCATTTAGCCGGAGAGATAGCTCTGGTGGCCGGACTTGTGATGTGGACCACCACATTCCCGGCGATTAGAAGGAGATACTTCGAAGTCTTCTTCTACACTCATTATCTCTACATGGTCTTCATgctcttctttgtcttccacgTTGGCATCTCTTACGCGTTGATCTCATTTCCCGGTTTCTACATCTTCATCGTCGATCGTTTCTTGAGATTTCTCCAGTCACGCAACAACGTCAAGCTTGTCTCCGCGCGTGTTCTTCCTTGTGAAACCGTCGAGCTCAATTTCTCCAAAAACCCTA TGCTGATGTATAGTCCGACGAGTATATTGTTCGTGAACATACCGAGTATTTCGAAGCTGCAGTGGCATCCATTTACGATAACTTCTAGTAGCAAACTCGAACCAAAGACGCTAAGTGTTATGATCAAGTGCCAAGGCAAATGGTCCACTAAGCTTTACCAtatgctttcttcttctgatcagaTCGACCACCTTGCTGTTTCCGTCGAGGGACCCTACGGCCCCGCTTCCACTGATTACCTACG ACATGATACTCTTGTGATGGTGAGTGGAGGTAGTGGGATTACACCGTTCATCTCCATAATCCGCGATCTACTCTACATGAGCTCAACGAACACTTGTAAAATCCCAAAGATGACCTTAATTTGCGCTTTCAAGACTTCTTCCGACCTCTCCATGCTCAACCTAATCTTACCAATCTCCACAGAGATCCCCTCCTTTGTAGATATCCAGATCAAAGCCTTCGTCACCCGAGAGAAAGAATCAACTTGCAATATGAAC AtcatcaaaaccctagatttcaaACCATATGTCTCAGATCAACCCATCTCACCAATCCTCGGATCCAACTCCTGGCTATGGCTCGCCACcatcctctcttcttcattcatgatctttatcatcatcatcgcaaTCATCACAAGATATCACATTTATGCAATCGATCAAAGCTCGAAAAAGTACACTGCGGCTTACAAATCTCTCATTTACCTTCTAGCAATCTCCATTAGCGTGGTGTCTACGTCTACGGTCGCTATgttatgtaacaaaaaaaattattataaggaaaaagatgaaaacgATGACGCATTTTCTCCATTGATGATCGAGACCTCGCCAGATCAATTGCTATCGGAAGTCACCAATATTCACTATGGAGAAAGACCTAATCTTGAGA AGCTCCTAGTTGGTTTAAATGGTTCAAGCATCGGAGTTCTTGTTTGTGGTCCAAGAAAGATGAGAGAAGAGGTTGCAAATATTTGTTCCTTTGGTTCGGCTGAGAATCTTCAATTTGAATCTATCAGTTTCACctggtga